In the genome of Meles meles chromosome 2, mMelMel3.1 paternal haplotype, whole genome shotgun sequence, one region contains:
- the LOC123932075 gene encoding follicular dendritic cell secreted peptide, with protein MFLSKMKVLLLIAVILAVTAGFPVSENQEREERSASGSNESPSPFYGPFGPYPPFLDPRFPWWRYCPPFPIPFNVPPPNGQ; from the exons ATGTTTCTGAGTAAGATGAAAGTTCTCCTTCTGATTGCAGTCATCTTGGCAGTAACTGCTGGTTTCCCG GTCTCTGAAAACCAGGAAAGAGAAGAACGAAGT gcCAGTGGAAGCAATGAATCACCTTCACCGTTTTATGGCCCATTTGGCCCATATCCACCATTCCTGGATCCAAGATTTCCATGGTGGAGATATTGTCCTCCTTTCCCAATACCTTTCAATGTCCCTCCTCCTAATGgacagtaa
- the ODAM gene encoding odontogenic ameloblast-associated protein isoform X1 has protein sequence MKTIILLGLLGATMSAPLIPQRVMSASNSNELLLSLNNARLQPLQLQGPFNSWIPPFSGILQQQQQAQVPGLPQFSLSALNRFAGWFPNQIPFPGWVNFAQGTQVGQLDPSQPQTPLQSHQGPNHVMPYVLSFKMPQEQAQMLQYYPVYMLLPWEQSQPTATQSPPQTGQQQFEEQMPFYTQFGYIPVQAEPVMPGGQQQLALDTLLGTAPDTAVMPAEGAIPYLQKEGINFKHASGGIFIPSTSQKPSTTNSLAPAVDPTLTPELMEKKAKTDSLKEP, from the exons atgaaaaccataattCTTCTTGGGCTTCTGGGAGCCACAATGTCAGCCCCA cttATCCCACAGCGTGTGATGTCTGCAAGCAACAGCAATGAG TTACTTCTGAGTCTTAATAATGCTCGACTTCAACCATTACAGCTTCAG GGCCCATTTAATTCGTGGATCCCTCCTTTCTCTGGGATTCTGCAACAGCAGCAGCAAGCTCAAGTTCCAGGGCTCCCTCAGTTCTCCTTATCAGCTCTTAACCGGTTTGCTGGATGGTTCCCAAATCAAATACCTTTCCCAGGATGGGTCAATTTTGCCCAAGGAACCCAGGTGGGACAGCTGGACCCCTCACAGCCTCAAACACCACTGCAGAGCCATCAGGGCCCTAATCAC GTTATGCCCTATGTGCTCTCCTTCAAAATGCCTCAAGAGCAAGCTCAG ATGCTGCAGTACTATCCAGTCTACATGCTCCTACCCTGGGAACAATCTCAACCAACAGCCACACAGTCACCTCCACAAACGGGACAGCAGCAATTTGAGGAGCAG ATGCCATTCTATACTCAATTTGGATATATTCCAGTACAAGCAGAACCT GTTATGCCAGGAGGACAGCAGCAACTAGCTTTAGACACCCTCCTAGGCACAGCTCCTGATACTGCTGTGATG CCAGCAGAAGGAGCGATACCATATTTACAAAAAGAAGGGATAAACTTTAAACATGCCAGTGGAGGAATTTTCATTCCTTCAACTTCACAAAAACCCAGTACTACAAATTCTCTTGCTCCTGCTGTCGACCCAACTCTTACCCCAGAGCTGATGGAAAAGAAG GCCAAGACTGATTCCTTAAAAGAACCGTAA
- the ODAM gene encoding odontogenic ameloblast-associated protein isoform X2 yields the protein MKTIILLGLLGATMSAPLIPQRVMSASNSNELLLSLNNARLQPLQLQGPFNSWIPPFSGILQQQQQAQVPGLPQFSLSALNRFAGWFPNQIPFPGWVNFAQGTQVGQLDPSQPQTPLQSHQGPNHVMPYVLSFKMPQEQAQMLQYYPVYMLLPWEQSQPTATQSPPQTGQQQFEEQVMPGGQQQLALDTLLGTAPDTAVMPAEGAIPYLQKEGINFKHASGGIFIPSTSQKPSTTNSLAPAVDPTLTPELMEKKAKTDSLKEP from the exons atgaaaaccataattCTTCTTGGGCTTCTGGGAGCCACAATGTCAGCCCCA cttATCCCACAGCGTGTGATGTCTGCAAGCAACAGCAATGAG TTACTTCTGAGTCTTAATAATGCTCGACTTCAACCATTACAGCTTCAG GGCCCATTTAATTCGTGGATCCCTCCTTTCTCTGGGATTCTGCAACAGCAGCAGCAAGCTCAAGTTCCAGGGCTCCCTCAGTTCTCCTTATCAGCTCTTAACCGGTTTGCTGGATGGTTCCCAAATCAAATACCTTTCCCAGGATGGGTCAATTTTGCCCAAGGAACCCAGGTGGGACAGCTGGACCCCTCACAGCCTCAAACACCACTGCAGAGCCATCAGGGCCCTAATCAC GTTATGCCCTATGTGCTCTCCTTCAAAATGCCTCAAGAGCAAGCTCAG ATGCTGCAGTACTATCCAGTCTACATGCTCCTACCCTGGGAACAATCTCAACCAACAGCCACACAGTCACCTCCACAAACGGGACAGCAGCAATTTGAGGAGCAG GTTATGCCAGGAGGACAGCAGCAACTAGCTTTAGACACCCTCCTAGGCACAGCTCCTGATACTGCTGTGATG CCAGCAGAAGGAGCGATACCATATTTACAAAAAGAAGGGATAAACTTTAAACATGCCAGTGGAGGAATTTTCATTCCTTCAACTTCACAAAAACCCAGTACTACAAATTCTCTTGCTCCTGCTGTCGACCCAACTCTTACCCCAGAGCTGATGGAAAAGAAG GCCAAGACTGATTCCTTAAAAGAACCGTAA